A segment of the Lycium ferocissimum isolate CSIRO_LF1 chromosome 10, AGI_CSIRO_Lferr_CH_V1, whole genome shotgun sequence genome:
AACTTCTTCGCAAGGCCTAGCGACTAGTCTGAATTCCCTCCGTGTAAAGCTCATTAAAGGGGAAACGCTCCCTATCAAGATTTTTTTCATTCTCAGAGCTCGAACATGAGATCCTCCACATGCTTATTAGATTTTGTACATTCCTTAAAGAATCATATGCCTAATTAAAAAGTTAAACTAACCTAAAGAAAACCTACACCATACAGTACTACAAAAATCATGAATTAGCTATGGAGAAATTTCATAGCTAAAAAACAAGATTCGTTGTTAATGCTATTTAGCGACTAAttagcaaaaaaaattgttagcaACGACCAATTTAGCAATAGATTAGCAATGAAGTTCATTGCTTCAtgtttaaaaccttttttttagTGATGATTTGTTTTAGTATGCTGAAATTATATAGATTCTTTATAATCTAATTAAGTGTCGCACCACATCATTCAACTGCTCTATCATAAACAAAACTAGTATCTTTTAGTgctgaaaattttcctttttgttccTGTGTTAGtgatcttttaatttatttatttttagtgaTCTTCTAATTTTTCAATAGAAAAAATCAAGAGGATCAATTAAAGGGAATTCTCCGGAATTAAACTATATATCTGAACACTTATTTAGTTACATTGTTACAACATTAGTTAATGGCTTTATCTCTTTAATTTGTTCCACTTATTTCGATCTTGGTTTTAGAGATCTTAACATTTTTAGTTAGGATGCTAAAAAAATTCACCACTTAATCGTAGCAATTTTGGGGTTGTCGTTGATATATACTCAATAtataacaagtgtataaaaattaaatatcaaaattatttttcattataCAGACCTTGTTAGGTGTTGTTGTACAGTATAAAAATCCCTAAATGTTACACATATATTAACAGACATCATCcgtcttttaaaacaaaaaggattcagtatatatatatatatatacctccaTAAAAATTCGTGTAGCCTCTTCAGGTGTATGAATGTTAATTATGTGATCAAGAACCCCCTCCTAAAATTAACaagtaaataagaaattaaaacaTCAGCATTACTGGTAAACTCAAtataagggtgtcaagtgggccgggtcgggccgggccgggccattTAAACGTGGGCCACAAGGGGCCGGGTcggggccgggccgggccgtAAGTTAAGGGGCCGGGCTTGGAGAGGGAAAGGGTGTCCGGCCCAGCCCACCTCGGATAGGGGCTACACCTCGGGCTAACCGGGCCCgttagtgggccgggccgggttTTCATTAGTGGGCCGGGTtgggttttaattattttaaaaaaaaattctaatactaaaatttattaagtttgatactttaaaatctagttgttgtcgactttattttaaccatcaagttccttaaattatactttcgccctattttcaatctataaataccattcattcttctccatattatctcacaatttctactctcctctttctctaaatttcctactcatctAAATGGGAACTAAATGGTTACAATGCACATGAGTTTTGATACTAAACCAAAGTTCTTAATTAATTATCTCATCTGATCCTAAGTCCTAATGTCATGTGCAGATTGTCACCTCTCCATCATCGGCGGAGACAATTCAAtaagctaaaaaatatttaattattattatatataaaatatttgaaactaataagattttattaatatattattatatatataactaatagTTTATATTATTACATACTGTATAAcctattgaaatatttttgaacttgtGTAAGCCAAAGCAAGATAGTAACTTAAAAGGGGTATTTGATTTATTTCACGCATCGGCAATTTCGCAGAGGCTTGTCATTTCACCGATTTTGTCACCTCATTATAATGTCTTGTTGCTTTTGGGCACTGATCAATGTTTGTCCCTCCTTGTAGAAATTTATCTTGGAGTTGCTGCTTGTGTAGGATTAGTTTTACACAATTACATTTATAGTTCTATTTTGACTGCGTACAAATTATTATTcttgtaaataaaatcataaataaaattataacacaaatttgaaaagaaattcaaaggctCAGTGAGCCTTTAGTTTTATTAATCAATAATTGCAAAGTCGAATTTAAACTTTAAAGCTTACAAACTTTCCCCAAGTTCTTACTTGAATAAGAGACACATTACATGTTTTAATGGTTAagttttaattaactaaagtaagattctaactatggtttgaataattaataaatatttcatatatttgcttccaaaattttaagaatCCCACAATTATAGCTACAACTATTTTATTGGGatacaatgtttttaaaatacttattattagtaataaatgtagtacttatcttttttttttttttaatttgaagtgggccgggccgggccggtGCCCCGGTGGGCCATCACCCGGGCGCCGGTGGGGGGCCGGCGGGCTCGTCCACCTTGTCCGCCCACCCCCAATAAAAACCCACCTAGCCAAGCCCCTTACACATCTTAGTGGGTTTGGGCCGGGTGTGGTGGGCCGGGTTTACCGGGCCGGGTTCGGGctggcccggcccacttgacacccttaactcaatataatatatatatacaggtgTATGAGTGTTGATTATGTGAAGAACCCCCTCCTAAAATTAACAAGTAAATAACAAGAATTTGAACACATCAGCAGTACTTGTAAACTCAATATATCtgctttagaaaattcaaagaaattaagagaggcatatataaactcaatatatatatatatatatatatatatatatatatatatatatatatatatatatatatatatatatatatagcaaaagTACCTTAAGGGCATTGAATTCTTCCCGAATTAAAGTCTTGGGCTCTTCGATGAACGACAATGTTAATGGTGTTGATAGTGGTTGTGATAGTGGTGCTGACGATGATAGCGGTGATAGTGGTGGTGATGATAGCGGGGCGGGATCTACGCTGTCGTGGGTTCTGGGAACCCACACCCGACACTGTAACTTTTGTCGAGACTGTATATGGAAAAATCGTTACTGATATAGAATTCCTCCTGGAACCCCCTACTGAAACAGGCAGATAGTTCCGTGGCGAAATGGAACGCAGTTAAGGATATGTTCCAGTGTTAGGCGAGGGTTCAAACCTCGTTGGCCTCACCAAagttcttctctcttttttgtttttgttttctacAAAACACTACACACTAGACCAACCAAATTAAAACACTACACCAGCCAAATGAAAACCCCACAATAATTTCTCATTCTTTTACTTTAGTTTCTCTTATATTATGttacaattttttaattttcaattaacCATCTCATGCCCCACCTCTAGCTAAAATATATGTTATGTTTAAGTGGTttgttaatttgtaaatatatataatatatattgaaTACAATACTCGTTTTTTTAGTTATTACTAGCACTGgcaaaatggataaaaaaattaagtaacTATCTAATATAACCATTGAATATGAGTTGGATAAcctactttttaaaaatagatcaaatatgactattatcGATATTATCCACTAAAAAATGGATATTCATATTATTAATACTCATTTGTCtgcttgttatttttcatgagcTCTTACTTTCTTGGAGTTAAAGCTTATTTTAGTTTTTAGCTTGTGTTTTTATCTGACTATTCCTAAAGTCATGTTCATATTATCCCTcgattaattcattttttgttcGTGTTAAATATGGGCGGATCggatattttatttatttttggttaaCTCGTTATTTACCCGCTCATGTCTAATCCGACCCGACCCACTCGTTTGCCGCTCCTAGTTATTACTGTAtatgaataaaaaattattaggaACCCACACActttaaatcctggatccgcctctgatgATAGCGGTGATAGTGGTGGTGATGATAGCGGTGAATATGGTGGCGTTAGCGGTGAAAATGGTGGTGATGATAGCGGTGATAGTGGTGGAGACTCCATAAAGTGCTCAAAAAGATAATAGAACTAAAAATTGGAGAAGAGATAATAAAGTACTCAGAAGATATTAGTTTtatgaagtgaagaagatatattaaaagtaaaggattggagaagagagaaagaatatgATAGACAGAAAGAAGAGAGATAGTAGAAGGATTTtatgaagtgaagaagaaaagggacaACGAAGGGAGACGTTACAAAACCTGGAAATGGTGGTTTCTCGACGGTTTAGCTTACTAGCTGGTTTTCATGGCTATTGAGatggttaaaaaaataaaaaagcataaaaaataaaaaaagtggtTGAGAGCTTGTTTTAATGGAGGTTTTAGATGGTTGTCATAGTGGTGCTAACAGCTAATTTTTGGTGTTTAATGGTGGCTATGGAGGTTTAATTAAGCGCCTATTTTCATGGTTATAGAGGGTGAAAGAGCTACTGGTTCGTTGCTATTTGGTGCTAGGTTTGGTTTtgtagccaaaaaaaaaaaggatggaactttttttttgtagcCATAACACACTCACCTTCACCCTCCCAACaccttttttgttttctcttttctctctctctatcccCTAGTATGAACTTTGTTTTTTGGTgatcaagaaaatgaaaaagtagaTGGTTTAAAATAATCTTGGACTTATCTTATGAGTTTGGGTTAATACAATTTTGATATAAGAAATATTACCAACAAGGTTTGTTGTGAGATGGATAGGATTCCTCCACCCTTCATCAAAAGTCTCGGGTTCGAGTCCTGTGTGCGGGaaaatgtcacgccccaaaacccaccctagacgtgaccggcatccgacgtcatgaacaacatcggaagaacctaaacaacacaataataatacttgaacccgcTGTGTTCAACGTTTGCCTCCAACAACTTATAAATTAAATGTAACAAATTATGACTacatgaattaaatcagcgaaagtctttaatatcataagaGTTAATCAAAACGTGACAACGCCCAAGAGTTAACAAAACTCATTAACTACCCACAacaatgtatactatggagcttctaggATAAAGAGgtaatagtttgactcatcgggacgcTAAAATTTCAAAACTAATAATAGAAGAACAAAATAaaagggtgtcccacgaatggacgtgtgggctcaccaaatcagcaagAATGCAAATAAAGTCCTTTCTAAGCGACCGAAGTATCAAGAACTCCGCCTCCTCCgctacctaacataccatcaaaaacaacaatggtatgcctgagtacttcgtactcagtgagtgcctcggggacaataagtaatatataaaaaataaaatataataatacataaagaaatcagttccgaaaagatagtataaaaacTGTCATTCCACTTGATGATTCTTAATATCACTTATTGCACAGTTTATAAAGTCATTTCAAAATCTCAGTTTCAATTATGCTTAGTTCCATAATAAAGATGGATATCACAACCACCCATATAAGCccaactcaatatcaacaacaNNNNNNNNNNNNNNNNNNNNNNNNNNNNNNNNNNNNNNNNNNNNNNNNNNNNNNNNNNNNNNNNNNNNNNNNNNNNNNNNNNNNNNNNNNNNNNNNNNNNTTAACAAACTACCTAGTTCaaatttacggggtgttacagaaAAGCTCCTGTTAGGGAGTGTTTTCCCCCTTAAAAGGGCCTTACGTGGCGCAAATCGGATTAATAGGGAGCCCAATACGGCTACCAAACACTGAATgggaaacaaaaacaaaaaagatataagaaatatttacaaaaaatcaGGTTAACTATAAAGTCGTTACGGGTAAAATCTCTAGATAAACATAAAAATGGAGACTACTATGTGTACTACCGTAATTTAAACTACATTGTTAGTGTAAAAAAGAATCTTTGCACCGTCAGTAGACTAATTGAGGCGGAGTTGGAATTTAAAGTTATGGGTTTTGAACTTGCCACCGAATTCAAAACTCCTTTTAATTTCTAGGttcacaattaaatatttatacacACTTAATGACTTTTCTAATACAAATGAGGAtctaagaaaaaattatttggcCAAACTCGGATGTAATACCATAGTTTCGACCCTCAgcgtatatataatttaaatagtCTTATCTTATACCCAATGACAATGTTAATATAAGTCGATTACTTTGTCATTGAGTTAATTAGTAACCCCAAGATAACATCGAAAAAATTGTGTAGATCAAATTcgaagaaaaacaaataaagagatTAGAAAAGACAACCAAAAAACCATTGAAAGAAGAAATTTTATTTCTAGACAAAAGAAATGAAACCAATATTGAGATCCAGAAACATGACTATATGCCTAGCTTTAAGCAAAAGAAATATTGTTTACCCTATCATAGAAATTATGACCTCGACTTGGATTGAAAGGAAGAATTAAGGATTACATAATCAATGTAATATAACTGCATGTGGAACATAAGTTATCTTATTTTTCGGACCACTCCTAATTTCATTtattacaaattattaattacttTCAAAGTGACTTCATAGTGTGAAAATAGCTCACAttgataatttgaaaaatagctCACATTGATAgtgtgaaaaataatttttcataacTAACCGATGGATCATTCAATTTTGTTTTGTCTATTTGGTAATCGGTATTAGCTTGTATCATCATTTTAAATAGGTGGTTCACCTTTTATGACTAATACAAACATTTGATACAAAAACAACATTACATGAGTGAATTATGAAACATCCACTTACTACAATTGTAACTAGCAACTGTAAAACTAAAGTAGTCAAAATTAACCGATCGATCATTCAATTTTTGCATATATAAAATCGAAAACAGTAGGGGTTTTTTATAGACCAAACAGGAGAGTcgaacatattttttttttttttaaccgatAAGGGACAATTGACACATAACAGGTTTTTAGGGACTGAATTGTAATAATAAACAGTAAGAAGAGTTTACCTTGGTTTTGGTCTCGATTTTAAAGTCGAGAGAATTGATCCTAGTGGAAAGAGTTCTAGAGAGGCATTCACCAGCCAAGGGATTCCAGAATTTAGCCCTGGTTCTGCTAACCTCTCAAATCATCTCCATTTTTCCATCACACCGATGCTCAGTGGTGGTGATGACAGCGGTGAAAATGGGGGTGATGATAGTAGTGATACTGGTGGAGGAGAGATATTAGAACTAAAAATCAGAGAAGAGATAAATTAAAGAGCCAGAAGAGTATTAGTTTTATGAAGTGAAGAAGGTATATTAGAAATAGAAGATCGGAGAAAAGAGAAACAATGAATATGATAGACAGAAACAAGGGAGATTTTATgaagagagaagaagaaaatggataATAAAGAGCGAAAGTGGCAAACGTTACTAAACCTTGAACCATCCATGCATGCCTTGTTCTTCATCAACTAAAAAGTGATAAATATTGTGTATTATACTCAAGGGTAGCTTAGTCttttgtatgtatttatgtactATAAATACTCCACTATACATGTAATTCATTATTATTGAGAACATATATTGTTTCATGGTATCAGAGGCTTAGGTCTTTTAGGTCTCTCTCATCTATACAGATCTCATGGCTTCCTCTCCTTCCTCTCAGTCTGCTACTTCTTCATCTATTTCTTCCATTGATACTTCGCTATCTTCTCCTCCTTCGTACTCTGCCATCTCTATCTCTAACATCAAAAACTTAGTCCCTACAGTTCTTGACTATTCCAACTACATGTTGTGGAGAGAACTCTTTTTACCAGTATTTAAGGGACATGGGGTTTATGGATTTATTGATAGTAGTTTTCCTTGCCCGAAAGACATCATCACTAAAGAAGATGGCACTTCTGCTGCTAATCCTGTTTTTCAACAGTGGATTCAACTTGATTCCATTGTATTATCATGGATTCAGGCGACCATATCCCAAGAGATTCTTCAAGTACCCGCGTCCAAATTGCTCGCTAACCTTCGAGAGGCATGGCTTGAAATTGAACGCCTCTTTCATGATCAAGTGAGCTCTCGGACTCTTCAACTGAAGGTGCAATTTCATAATCTTAAAAAAGGCGATCTCTCCATCAACGACTATGTTCATCGTTTGAAATCAATTGCTGACACCTTAAGCTCTATTGGTAATCCTATTTCCGATACTGATATTGTCCTTCAAATCTTATCTGGTCTTCCTCCAGACTACATGTTTGTAAATACCTCTATTTCTACTAGAGTTCCACTTCCATCCTTTGTTGAAACTCGATCTCTTTTTTTCCTCCATGAATCCCAGCAAAATAATTTTTCCCTATCAAATTCGGACTCTTCCTCTACGGCATTAGTTGCTAAGCAACAATCCTCTTCCTATATTCGTGGATGTGGTAAAAATAACTATGGTGGTCGAAACTCTTCTGGTGGTCGTGGAAGGGGTTGCCAAAATCAAGGATCTCACAAGaacttttctccttcttcacaATATGCTCCTCGCCCACACACTCCATCTATCTTAGGTCCAGCACCTTCGACTTTTCTTCCTCACTTTTCCAACTCCGTACCAATGCATATGGTTGTCCAGTGCCAACTTTGTTATTAACCCAATCATTCTGCCCATGAATGTCCATCTTTGAATTCCAGGGCATACTTCTCTAATCTTCAATCTTCCACTTCTCttaattcttttgtttctcCTGGTGATGCGCAATGGGTGGTTGATATAGGCGCCAGTTCCCACATGACTCCAAATGCAGGTACTCTTTCCTCTGTATCTCTGTACAATGGTTCTGATAGAGTTGTTGTTGGTAACGACTCTCAACTTCCCATCTCATTCTTGGTCATGGTACTATCTCTACTCCGTCTTCTAATTTTTCTCTTAATAATCTTCTTATTGTTCCTAATCTCTCTACTAATTTACTTAGTGTTCGAAAGTTTGCATCAGATAACCATTGCTCTATTGATTTTGATGCCCTTGGTTTTTCTGTTAAGGACATCAAGACGAAGAAAACTATTCTCAGGTGCAATAGTCCTGGACCACTATATTCCTTTTTTTCCTCGTCTATTGGTGGTGTTGCTCCCAAAGCCTTTGTTGCAGTTCGTCTACCTTCGACTCTCTGGCATCAACGGTTAGGTCATCTAAGCCGTGCAGTTCTAGCTCAATTAGttagagaaaataaattttgttgtTCATCTTTAAATGGTTTAGATTCACTATGTAACGCTTACCAACTTGGCAAGCACCATAAACTTCCTTTTATGGAATCTCGATCTTGTACTACTTTTGCCTTTGAATTAATACATAGTGATATTTGGACCTCTCCGGTTGCCTCGTGTACTGGTTTTCGTTATTATATTctttttgttgatgattttaCTAAGTTCGTTTGGGCTTTTCCCATAAAACGAAAATCTGAAgcatttcaaaattttaaagattttcatgtttatgtCTTAAATCAATtttcaacaaaaattaaaatgttgCAATGTGATGGGGCGGCAGAATATGTTCGGCTTGGATCCTTTCGTGCCTTTCTAAATGACAATGGTATTTCTCTACGAATATCATGTCTGCATACTCATCAACAAAATGGCAAAGCAAAACGTATGCATCGTACCATTGCCAATATGATTCGTTCTCTTCTTTTTCAAGCATCTCTTCCTcctatattttgggttgaaGCTCTTCACACCGCTGTCCATCTTTTAAATATTCTGCCCTCTTCTACAATTAATTTTCGGACTCCTTTTGAACTTCCTTTTGACAAGTCTCCTACCTATGATCATTTACGGGTGTTTGGTTGCTCTTATTATCCTAATCTTAGTGACTACTGTCCACATAAATTAAGTCCTCAGTCGAAGCATTGTATATTTCTTGGTTATCTATCAAATTACAAGGGAATTAGATGCTTTGATCCAGTCACGAACAAAGTCTATATCTCTAGACACGTTCAGATTCCAACAATTGCCAGTCATTTCTCATCTTTTAAGTTTAACATCATCTGATACTTGCTACTTCTTCTTCACCTCTTTCCACTCTATGCCATAAACACACTCACACTcccaataactttttttttctccttaatTCGCCCTCTCCTACTAGTGTGAACTTGTTTTTTGGCGATCGTGAAAATGGAAAATTAGATGGTTCAAAATAATCTTGAAATTATCTTATGAGTTTGAGTTTATGCATTGTTGATATAAGAAATATTACCAACAAGGTTTGTTGTGAGATGGACAGGATCCCTAATCGGAGGCCCGATATGAATACCGGACACaatgggaaaccaaaaaaaagatataagaaatatttacaaaaatcaGGTTAACTATAAAGTAGTTACGGGTAAAATCTCTACGATAAACATAGAAAATGGTGACTACCTTCTACTGTACGTTAAACTACATTGCTTGTGCAAAAAATAATCTTTGCACTGTCAGTAGACTAATTGAGGTGGAGTCGGAATTTAAAGTTATGGGTTTGAACTTGCCACGAAACTCATAACTCGTTTTAATTTCTAGATTCGCAATTaaacatttatacatatttaatgactTTTCTAATACAAATTAGGATCTAAGAATTAACTTGCAAATTATGGGAAGCAATTAACCTgtttatcatcatcactaaTTAGTGCATCTACTTCAGCTTCACCTTCTCCATCATCGAGTCATAAAGGAAAAAGGTCACGTGCAACTGTGCAAGGACATATTATAGAGTTGAAGGCTTTGATAACCAAAACTCTCTTCTGGTTGCTACGATTTGAACTTCAACAGCTGAACATTCAATATGAAAATTTGACCATAAAACATGTTCAATGAAGAagaaattttgaccaaaaaaaaaagggggggaagacAGAAATTTTGGAGATTAATTAGCAATAGAGGaaagtttatgaattttctTGTATATCTATTATGCAAATGTGTCTATCTTAAGCAATTCTTTATGTAAGGGGGTTGATAGTTCATCAATTTTGTTTATTGCCTTCTGTAAATGCATTCGAGTGGTTTTTGACAATTTGAAAATATGTAATGTAATATTGTACTAAATGGAATATGTT
Coding sequences within it:
- the LOC132034936 gene encoding hyphally regulated cell wall protein 3-like yields the protein MNDNVNGVDSGCDSGADDDSGDSGGDDSGAGSTLSNPHTLNPGSASDDSGDSGGDDSGEYGGVSGENGGDDSVRRVYLGFGLDFKVERIDPSGKSSREAFTSQGIPEFSPGSANLSNHLHFSITPMLSGGDDSGENGGDDSSDTGGGEILELKIREEIN